A stretch of the Vagococcus xieshaowenii genome encodes the following:
- a CDS encoding DUF2304 domain-containing protein, producing MLRLRFMMLLVLGVFLITASAIYLLNGRKLKDNKKYVLFWSFIGIIGLLSVYFPAKEYIGFKYLAKSLDEAGTTVIIDGEKVETIANAQQPLILPTAYQTIEVTHPSVVNFPKDWSGYKYWMAVTPYPEGDAGKENPHIFASHDMIAWDVPFGDEGMNPLDDIKNSPLNESNSPLKYNSDTHLLFNKEKNRLEMFWRYVDDVEKMVYIYQMNSEDGREWSDKELVYTCNRGKGEDWLSPAFTKDENGYQVWYVGYDYLIHHRTSKDGKNWSKADTVDVPYEKENMHSWHLDVQEIDGHQEMLVVGFEKEPGEKVSWSDRHQMNLYYASNQEGKWSQLKPIIYPSQVHAKWDGKGLYRSCMIKEDGNYYVFYSGIGDTDTRAIGLSYGSDIFNLKGISYYDYADFASKKQ from the coding sequence ATGTTAAGATTAAGGTTTATGATGCTGTTGGTTTTAGGGGTTTTTCTGATTACTGCAAGTGCTATTTATTTGTTAAATGGTCGCAAATTGAAAGATAACAAAAAATATGTCTTATTTTGGTCATTTATAGGAATCATCGGTCTATTGTCAGTTTATTTCCCGGCAAAAGAATATATCGGTTTTAAGTATTTAGCCAAATCCTTGGATGAGGCGGGTACAACAGTTATCATCGACGGGGAAAAAGTTGAAACAATAGCCAACGCACAGCAACCACTTATTTTACCAACGGCTTATCAGACGATTGAAGTGACTCATCCATCAGTGGTGAATTTTCCTAAAGATTGGTCGGGGTATAAATATTGGATGGCCGTGACCCCGTATCCAGAAGGCGATGCTGGCAAAGAAAACCCACATATTTTTGCTAGTCACGATATGATTGCCTGGGATGTGCCGTTTGGTGATGAAGGGATGAATCCATTAGATGATATTAAAAATTCACCACTGAATGAAAGCAATAGCCCGTTAAAATATAATTCAGACACGCATTTATTATTTAATAAAGAAAAAAATCGTCTTGAAATGTTTTGGCGTTATGTTGATGATGTGGAGAAAATGGTTTATATCTATCAGATGAACAGTGAAGATGGTCGTGAATGGTCGGATAAAGAATTAGTGTACACCTGTAACCGTGGCAAAGGTGAGGATTGGTTATCACCGGCTTTTACTAAGGACGAAAATGGCTATCAAGTATGGTATGTTGGTTATGACTATTTGATTCATCATCGTACAAGTAAAGACGGTAAAAATTGGTCAAAAGCAGATACAGTCGATGTTCCATATGAGAAAGAAAATATGCACAGTTGGCATTTAGACGTTCAAGAGATTGATGGGCATCAAGAGATGTTAGTAGTTGGTTTTGAAAAAGAACCTGGTGAAAAAGTCTCATGGAGCGATCGCCATCAAATGAATCTTTATTATGCTAGTAATCAAGAGGGAAAATGGTCGCAACTAAAACCAATCATTTATCCATCACAAGTTCATGCAAAATGGGATGGAAAAGGTCTCTATCGTAGTTGTATGATTAAAGAAGATGGCAATTATTATGTGTTCTATAGTGGAATAGGCGATACAGATACGCGAGCAATTGGCCTAAGCTATGGAAGTGACATCTTTAACTTAAAAGGAATTAGTTATTACGATTATGCGGATTTTGCTTCTAAAAAACAGTAA
- a CDS encoding glycosyltransferase family 2 protein, with protein MKLSVIVPCYNEEKTVPLFIKAMSEVELKLPLEFEYIFINDGSKDQTLNILREAHEKNARIHYLSFSRNFGKESALYAGLQRATGDYVTVMDADLQDPPQLLIEMYRKIQDSEIDCVGTRRVNRKGEPPIRSAFAKLFYKIINKIGQVEMVDGARDFRLMTRQMVDAILELTEYNRFTKGLFVWVGFNTVYIEYENVERIAGETSWNFWGLLSYSIDGIINFSDVPLKIATLLGGVSCLVAIISLFFIVIRTLICGDPVAGWPSMISIMLLLGGIQLSCLGIIGKYIGKIFLETKKRPVYVIKEEA; from the coding sequence ATGAAATTATCAGTGATTGTTCCATGTTATAACGAAGAAAAAACGGTACCATTGTTTATTAAAGCAATGTCGGAAGTTGAGTTAAAACTACCATTAGAATTCGAATACATCTTTATTAACGATGGGTCAAAAGATCAGACATTGAATATATTAAGAGAAGCTCATGAAAAAAACGCACGCATTCACTATCTATCTTTTTCCCGTAATTTTGGTAAAGAAAGTGCGTTGTATGCAGGGCTGCAAAGGGCAACAGGAGATTATGTGACAGTGATGGATGCCGATTTACAAGATCCCCCCCAGTTATTAATTGAGATGTATCGAAAAATTCAAGATTCAGAAATCGATTGCGTTGGTACAAGAAGAGTCAATCGTAAAGGTGAGCCACCGATTAGAAGTGCCTTTGCGAAATTGTTCTATAAAATCATCAATAAAATCGGTCAAGTTGAGATGGTCGATGGCGCACGTGATTTTCGTTTAATGACTCGACAAATGGTTGATGCTATATTGGAGTTGACGGAATATAATCGCTTCACCAAAGGATTATTTGTTTGGGTAGGTTTTAATACTGTATATATAGAATACGAAAACGTTGAAAGAATAGCCGGAGAAACAAGTTGGAATTTCTGGGGATTATTAAGTTATTCAATAGATGGTATTATCAATTTTTCTGATGTCCCACTTAAAATTGCTACCTTGCTAGGTGGCGTTTCATGTCTAGTAGCTATTATCTCGCTATTTTTTATTGTTATCCGCACCTTGATTTGTGGCGATCCTGTAGCCGGATGGCCATCAATGATTAGTATCATGCTACTATTAGGCGGGATTCAATTGTCATGTCTTGGTATAATAGGTAAATATATCGGTAAAATATTCTTAGAGACAAAAAAACGCCCTGTATATGTCATAAAAGAAGAGGCTTAA
- a CDS encoding glycosyltransferase, which translates to MNKESAKEIIAFGKSHVNGWRNKRTRELGNYYKALNHNKIVDNCALFESYHAVTTTGNIYAIYQQLCKEKPDIQKYWVYITKNPLTLEIATDKNTHLVKYESKEYFQLLATAKYLFNDTSFMPYFVKRSDQIYINTWHGTPLKTLGKDIINAGITNHKNIQRNILSTDYLMMPNHFTAEKLITAHDCNGILPAKVFITGNPRVDRNFLNRETLLKRYDLPKDKKILLYAPTWKKEAKDTTEDDIKELISQIDQLQTTLGDDTKVLLKSHYFIFEAFVKLGFSDAIVPDWVDTNEYLGLVDGLITDYSSIFFDYLPNNKPVYFYMPDLEEYKNVRGLYLDVENLPGNVYYEFDDLLQGVTQPEAEYMAQSHLNREYYMKEFCSFDDGQSAKRIIDIVFNKNENYESVSFKNNKKTLAFYTGGLFNNGITTSLINLTKQIDYDKYEVIIFDFDNIARYAEKQTNLARLDKRVKVIYKFGRVPFSFKANVAKDLFLRQGAYGKNVKIDEVSEYYQTDFRRAMGNFIPDVIIDFGGYNKVMNALIGFSPAKKKILFYHTLVEEEYNKMVNNRYTHRWNLKIIFSMYNYFDEVVSVSDSAAKENQQAIKRYSPKANTSNMKTLENLVNGDDIVDNIEEGEQLNLVYHGDGLIVSKKTTSNTVSQMTMVNTLDKESIHFVSAARMSPEKNHIMMIKAFKQVAKHTPNIKLHLLGSGPIMEDIRHTILSEGLENNVYLYGHLDAPHYLISQCDAAVLFSQYEGQGLFILEAMITGLPVIGTNVPGIQSVIDSGKNGLLVSCDMDGMVTGFNAYINGQVPKAAFDYKQYNQAIMDKFESLVNN; encoded by the coding sequence ATGAACAAAGAGAGTGCCAAAGAGATAATAGCTTTTGGAAAATCACATGTAAACGGTTGGCGTAATAAGCGCACACGTGAATTAGGCAATTACTATAAAGCCTTGAATCATAATAAAATAGTAGATAATTGTGCGCTATTTGAAAGCTATCATGCCGTTACGACTACTGGTAATATCTATGCTATTTACCAACAGCTTTGTAAAGAAAAACCTGACATACAAAAATATTGGGTCTATATTACTAAAAACCCATTAACATTAGAAATTGCTACTGATAAAAATACTCACTTAGTTAAATACGAAAGTAAAGAATATTTCCAATTGTTAGCTACAGCCAAGTATCTTTTTAATGACACTTCTTTCATGCCTTATTTTGTTAAAAGGTCCGATCAAATTTATATCAACACATGGCACGGAACACCTTTAAAAACTTTAGGAAAAGACATTATAAATGCTGGTATAACCAATCATAAAAATATTCAGCGCAATATTTTATCTACTGATTATTTAATGATGCCAAATCATTTCACTGCAGAAAAATTAATTACAGCTCATGATTGTAATGGTATATTACCAGCAAAAGTTTTTATTACAGGTAATCCTCGTGTTGATCGAAACTTCTTAAATCGTGAAACATTACTAAAACGTTATGATCTACCTAAAGATAAGAAGATTTTGCTTTACGCACCTACTTGGAAAAAGGAAGCTAAAGATACTACTGAAGATGACATTAAAGAATTAATTTCTCAAATTGATCAGTTACAAACGACATTAGGTGATGATACTAAGGTGTTACTGAAGTCTCATTACTTTATTTTTGAAGCTTTTGTTAAACTTGGATTCTCAGACGCTATTGTACCTGACTGGGTAGATACCAATGAATACTTAGGCTTAGTTGACGGCTTGATTACAGACTACTCTTCAATCTTTTTCGACTATTTACCTAACAATAAACCTGTCTATTTTTATATGCCTGATTTAGAAGAATATAAGAATGTTCGAGGACTGTATCTTGATGTTGAGAACTTACCTGGAAATGTCTATTATGAATTTGATGACTTATTACAAGGTGTTACTCAGCCTGAAGCTGAGTATATGGCTCAGTCTCATCTAAATCGTGAATACTATATGAAAGAATTTTGTTCTTTTGATGATGGTCAATCTGCTAAACGTATCATTGATATCGTCTTTAACAAAAACGAAAATTATGAGTCTGTTTCATTCAAAAATAACAAAAAAACTTTGGCCTTCTATACAGGAGGACTCTTCAATAACGGTATTACTACATCTTTGATTAATTTAACAAAGCAAATTGACTACGATAAATATGAAGTAATTATTTTTGACTTTGATAATATTGCACGTTATGCTGAAAAACAAACAAATTTAGCCAGATTAGATAAACGTGTAAAAGTAATTTATAAATTCGGACGTGTACCATTTTCATTCAAAGCCAATGTTGCAAAAGATCTTTTCTTACGCCAAGGAGCTTATGGTAAAAATGTTAAAATTGATGAGGTTTCAGAATATTATCAAACTGATTTTCGACGTGCTATGGGTAATTTTATTCCTGATGTTATCATCGATTTTGGTGGATACAATAAGGTAATGAACGCATTAATTGGATTTTCACCTGCTAAGAAAAAAATCTTATTTTATCATACTCTAGTGGAAGAAGAGTATAATAAAATGGTCAATAATCGCTACACTCACCGTTGGAATTTAAAAATAATTTTCAGTATGTATAATTATTTTGATGAAGTCGTCTCAGTCTCAGATTCTGCAGCTAAAGAAAATCAACAAGCAATTAAACGTTATTCTCCAAAAGCAAATACATCGAATATGAAAACTTTAGAAAATCTTGTTAATGGTGATGATATTGTCGATAATATCGAGGAAGGAGAGCAATTAAACCTTGTTTACCATGGAGATGGACTGATTGTTTCTAAAAAAACTACTTCTAATACGGTAAGTCAGATGACAATGGTGAACACTTTAGATAAAGAATCTATTCATTTTGTCTCAGCAGCCCGTATGTCACCAGAAAAAAATCATATCATGATGATTAAAGCGTTCAAACAAGTAGCTAAACACACGCCTAATATTAAATTACACTTATTGGGAAGCGGACCTATAATGGAAGACATACGTCATACTATTTTATCCGAAGGTTTAGAAAATAATGTTTATCTATATGGGCATTTGGATGCCCCACATTATTTAATTAGTCAATGTGATGCTGCTGTATTATTCTCACAATATGAAGGACAAGGGTTATTCATACTAGAAGCCATGATTACTGGACTACCTGTTATAGGTACTAACGTACCTGGTATTCAATCTGTTATCGATTCTGGAAAAAATGGTTTACTAGTCTCTTGTGATATGGACGGAATGGTTACAGGATTCAATGCTTATATAAATGGTCAAGTACCTAAAGCTGCATTTGATTATAAACAGTATAATCAAGCTATTATGGATAAATTTGAAAGCCTAGTAAATAATTAA
- a CDS encoding DUF6270 domain-containing protein — MSITISEDNIEFIFEQKMSKLIINERNILDEFLTGLIKKKYLNFAFPSNSIKIRFDRIKDLWIPGKIYDIEAELPNGQRFPVKIEERHISYLYDGLIKLQFVCYQTTRMEIYPGKIYLDIEDLEETTDPLIINIPNELASLPIYVYRRQIPIYQSLYYRLGEPPISELIPIEVVHQQWIAPVVHKQNESEKETFQYDFYTKYDNIYIRLPIKSYYKRIENTKEKMEVSVNKHSLLVAKEKMADSYILLENINVTNVDLTFFFDETTPIDKVYFCNRSMFYNENHLQKNYLKKLSASSFKINLNDISKQLVHEPQLIDFYCTIVDNNSNIKHNVRIILSDSFTESLPKINSEYLSGKFFNTKLSYLAAHLNKKKNLTGTTQMIENNSSPNNEQIVPKRVAILGSCYSRLAFSTSKYFNPDYKKYFEVVYTQFHSSIISLMSSNQLEHVDSIKQLLLSENIHPIHKNYVATDFEKSFFSELKNSNADYFLFDLYADSALSLMEIDGSYYTASYFFKEQLSSFFGNYPNMNFLTHEDIDSYLSLWYESIDRFMKKILANFSEDKIILNSIRRTYTYSDEGTIKPINHLLYGNSIEVAKLADFHIEIMEEYLYINYPKIKRIDLNSLGFIGDINHPDKLSTNHYQSEYYKTFIKQLKKITE; from the coding sequence ATGTCTATCACTATTTCAGAAGACAATATTGAATTTATTTTTGAACAAAAAATGAGCAAGCTAATTATTAACGAAAGAAACATTCTAGATGAATTTTTAACAGGTCTTATCAAAAAAAAATATTTAAACTTTGCATTCCCATCTAATTCTATAAAAATCAGGTTCGATAGAATCAAAGACCTGTGGATACCCGGAAAAATATACGATATTGAAGCGGAATTACCAAATGGACAAAGATTTCCTGTAAAAATTGAGGAAAGACATATTAGTTATCTGTATGATGGTTTGATAAAATTACAATTTGTTTGCTATCAAACTACCCGTATGGAAATATATCCTGGAAAAATATATTTAGATATAGAAGACTTAGAAGAAACAACCGATCCGTTAATAATTAATATTCCTAATGAGTTAGCCTCATTACCAATCTATGTGTATCGAAGACAGATTCCTATTTATCAATCACTGTATTATAGGTTAGGTGAACCGCCTATTTCAGAGCTAATTCCTATAGAAGTCGTACACCAACAATGGATAGCTCCAGTGGTTCACAAACAAAATGAATCTGAAAAAGAAACATTTCAATATGACTTTTATACTAAGTATGACAACATTTACATTCGGTTACCTATAAAAAGCTATTATAAGCGGATTGAGAATACCAAAGAAAAAATGGAAGTATCTGTAAACAAGCATTCCTTATTGGTTGCTAAAGAAAAAATGGCGGATAGTTACATTTTACTGGAAAACATTAATGTTACGAATGTTGACTTGACTTTCTTCTTTGATGAAACTACACCAATCGATAAAGTTTATTTTTGTAATCGTTCTATGTTCTATAATGAAAATCATTTACAAAAAAATTATTTAAAAAAACTATCCGCTTCATCATTCAAAATAAATTTGAATGATATCAGCAAGCAATTAGTTCATGAACCACAGCTAATCGATTTTTATTGTACTATAGTTGATAACAATAGCAATATTAAACATAATGTTAGGATAATACTATCTGATTCTTTTACCGAAAGTTTACCTAAAATAAATTCAGAATATTTATCTGGTAAATTTTTTAACACAAAATTATCTTATTTAGCTGCTCATTTAAATAAAAAAAAGAACTTGACTGGTACAACACAGATGATAGAAAATAATTCAAGTCCTAATAATGAACAGATAGTACCAAAAAGAGTAGCTATTTTAGGATCATGTTACTCAAGATTAGCTTTTTCTACCTCAAAATATTTTAATCCAGACTACAAAAAATATTTTGAGGTAGTATATACTCAATTTCACAGCTCAATCATTAGTCTAATGTCATCTAATCAACTAGAACACGTAGATAGTATAAAGCAATTATTGCTATCTGAAAATATACATCCTATCCACAAAAATTATGTTGCAACTGATTTCGAGAAATCTTTCTTTAGCGAGTTAAAAAATAGCAATGCTGACTATTTTTTATTTGATTTATATGCAGATAGTGCCTTGTCATTAATGGAAATTGATGGTTCTTATTACACTGCTTCTTATTTTTTTAAAGAACAGTTATCTTCATTTTTTGGAAACTATCCTAATATGAATTTTTTAACTCATGAAGATATTGACTCATACCTATCTCTTTGGTATGAGTCAATAGATCGTTTCATGAAAAAAATATTAGCGAATTTTTCTGAAGACAAAATTATCTTAAACTCAATTAGACGAACTTACACTTATTCAGACGAAGGAACTATAAAACCTATTAATCATTTATTATATGGGAATTCGATCGAAGTCGCTAAACTAGCTGATTTTCATATAGAGATAATGGAAGAATATCTCTATATAAATTACCCTAAAATCAAACGGATTGATCTCAATAGTCTAGGGTTTATTGGAGATATAAATCATCCAGATAAATTAAGTACAAATCATTACCAATCAGAATACTACAAAACATTCATAAAGCAATTAAAAAAAATAACTGAGTAA
- a CDS encoding GtrA family protein: MIKKLWAIEAIRYIVIGAMTTGVNFVSYFASREILGINMTLSILISWVLSVLFAFFTNKYFVFNSTKVSKESFIREIILFFSARVSSLGLEYLLMFLFVSQLGMVELLAKILTQFGILLANYFFSKWIFK; the protein is encoded by the coding sequence TTGATTAAAAAGTTGTGGGCTATAGAAGCTATTCGGTATATTGTGATTGGAGCAATGACCACTGGTGTGAATTTTGTGAGTTATTTTGCTAGTAGAGAGATACTAGGAATTAATATGACTTTATCAATCTTAATTTCATGGGTTTTGTCAGTTCTTTTTGCTTTTTTTACGAATAAATATTTTGTTTTTAATAGTACAAAAGTTAGTAAAGAAAGCTTTATAAGAGAAATTATATTGTTTTTTAGTGCCCGTGTTAGTTCGCTAGGGTTAGAATATTTATTGATGTTTTTATTTGTGAGTCAACTTGGAATGGTGGAACTGTTGGCGAAGATATTGACTCAATTTGGCATTTTGTTAGCCAATTATTTCTTTAGTAAATGGATCTTCAAATAG
- a CDS encoding glycosyltransferase family 39 protein translates to MSRVLRNKSIGLNNDKCPIVMIVIWSVFVLFFQSKNSPLYVLNDWVDLNVFLTIGKSWANGLIPYRDLFEQKGPTLFFVFYLISKIKASYVMIYLVEVVFFSFSLFFLYKIARFYYEKLASLFFVFLCSVILTLTPYFDRGGSAEELAYPFIIYSIYLLFVFYHEEFVSDSQWLKLGLSFAWVFWSKYTLIGVFIAVIIGIVIDLMLQKNYRRMIEVILYTSLGFILLTSIVVVYFYFQGAIKSLYFAYFYSNIKLYPNDNGGTIIGKIVNAFIIFFNQLKKNEIVFMTMIIGSYQLVMNHHIFKNKGLMLNYFFALSSMIVTTFFGGKSYDYYLLSILPIMCVALLPLIKNFNQTQFTNFHLMISALLTLLMIIGINGRLTESKLFPNNQTISLDGRSTKPAQQIFSEIINKEKNPTLLNYGSIDMGLYQAADILPSNYYFQRVNISNEKMPQIMNEQKQVVEEQKVMFVVIRLPKKHKKEDIPEIIRNNYQLVKKTRSIFCQTVELLFVSIK, encoded by the coding sequence GTGTCAAGAGTATTAAGGAATAAATCTATAGGCTTAAATAACGACAAATGTCCCATCGTTATGATAGTAATCTGGTCGGTGTTTGTGCTCTTTTTTCAGAGTAAAAATTCACCTTTGTATGTGTTAAATGACTGGGTAGATTTGAATGTCTTTTTGACAATTGGAAAGTCATGGGCCAATGGACTGATTCCGTACAGGGATTTATTTGAGCAGAAGGGGCCTACGTTATTTTTTGTTTTCTATTTGATTTCCAAAATAAAGGCCAGTTATGTGATGATATATTTAGTGGAAGTAGTATTTTTTTCTTTTAGCTTATTTTTTCTATATAAGATAGCCAGATTTTATTACGAAAAATTAGCAAGTTTATTTTTTGTCTTTTTATGTAGTGTAATACTAACACTTACCCCATACTTTGATCGAGGGGGTAGTGCAGAAGAGCTTGCTTACCCATTTATCATCTATAGTATATATCTATTGTTTGTCTTTTATCATGAAGAGTTTGTCAGTGATAGTCAGTGGTTAAAGCTAGGGTTATCTTTTGCATGGGTCTTTTGGAGCAAATATACATTAATTGGCGTCTTTATAGCGGTTATTATTGGAATTGTGATTGATTTAATGCTACAAAAAAATTACCGAAGAATGATAGAAGTAATCCTCTATACATCGCTAGGTTTTATACTTCTAACTAGTATTGTAGTAGTTTATTTTTACTTTCAAGGTGCGATAAAGTCGCTGTACTTTGCGTATTTTTATTCCAATATAAAATTGTACCCCAATGACAATGGTGGAACAATTATTGGGAAGATAGTGAATGCGTTTATTATTTTCTTTAATCAATTGAAAAAAAATGAGATTGTATTCATGACGATGATAATCGGTAGTTATCAACTTGTGATGAATCATCATATTTTTAAAAATAAGGGCTTAATGTTAAATTACTTTTTTGCGTTAAGTAGTATGATTGTGACCACTTTTTTTGGAGGTAAAAGTTACGATTATTATTTGCTAAGTATATTACCGATAATGTGTGTGGCCTTATTGCCATTAATAAAAAATTTCAATCAAACACAGTTTACTAATTTTCATTTGATGATATCAGCATTGTTGACGCTTTTGATGATTATTGGCATTAATGGACGACTAACCGAGTCCAAATTATTTCCTAATAACCAGACGATTTCCCTCGATGGTCGTTCAACAAAACCTGCTCAACAAATTTTTTCAGAAATCATTAATAAAGAAAAAAATCCTACCTTACTGAATTATGGCAGTATAGATATGGGGCTGTATCAAGCAGCCGATATATTACCTAGTAATTATTACTTTCAACGTGTTAACATTTCAAATGAAAAGATGCCACAAATAATGAATGAGCAAAAGCAAGTAGTCGAGGAACAAAAAGTAATGTTTGTTGTGATAAGACTACCCAAAAAACACAAAAAAGAGGATATACCTGAGATTATCCGCAATAATTATCAACTGGTAAAAAAAACACGATCAATTTTTTGTCAAACCGTGGAGTTATTATTTGTATCAATCAAATGA